In Bacillus toyonensis BCT-7112, a single window of DNA contains:
- the kbaA gene encoding KinB signaling pathway activation protein KbaA — protein MNSRKWVRLFLTTLFLGGVSTVIIGFVLEWDKYDKFFQNFDAKEILAVSFWLMGVGFIFSVISQMGFFAYLTIHRFGLGMFRSSSLWNVVQLFFIAFVLFDFVYLRSVLIANGEVSLGNNILVAGILFVFGAIVAYIKSKETNKKAFVPALFFMVVVTILEWVPALRINDTDWLYLMVIPLLLCNAYQLLILHRLIGKTSKAA, from the coding sequence GTGAATAGCCGCAAGTGGGTACGACTATTTTTAACGACGTTGTTTCTTGGTGGAGTCAGCACGGTTATTATTGGGTTTGTTTTGGAGTGGGACAAGTACGATAAATTTTTTCAAAATTTCGACGCAAAGGAGATTCTAGCAGTTTCTTTCTGGTTGATGGGTGTAGGGTTTATTTTTAGTGTTATAAGTCAAATGGGGTTCTTTGCCTATTTAACGATTCATCGTTTTGGACTAGGTATGTTCCGATCGTCATCTTTATGGAATGTAGTCCAGCTCTTCTTTATTGCATTCGTTTTATTCGATTTTGTGTATTTAAGATCTGTACTCATTGCAAATGGAGAAGTTTCATTAGGGAATAACATACTTGTTGCTGGAATATTATTTGTGTTTGGAGCGATTGTTGCTTATATAAAAAGTAAAGAAACAAATAAAAAAGCATTTGTGCCTGCCCTGTTCTTTATGGTTGTTGTAACAATTCTTGAATGGGTGCCAGCACTAAGGATTAATGATACAGATTGGTTATATTTAATGGTTATACCACTTTTATTATGTAATGCATATCAGTTACTTATATTACATCGTTTAATCGGAAAAACGAGTAAAGCTGCTTAA
- the pdaB gene encoding polysaccharide deacetylase family sporulation protein PdaB — MFFFFITSKRTFKHISLIVILSLFTAWLLFLKTYSHESAFSTATGPKVIYKGDTAKKQVAFTFDISWGDKKAIPILETLKEREIKNATFFLSAAWAERHPDIVERIMKDGHEIGSMGYNYTSYTSLEPNEIRRDLLRAQDVFTKLGVKQVKLLRPPSGEFNKATLKIAESLGYTVVHWSNNSNDWKNPGVNTIVSTVSNNLKGGDIVLLHASDSALQTNKALPLLLQKLKSDGYQQISVSQLISNTSTKSEDVK; from the coding sequence ATGTTTTTCTTTTTTATTACGAGCAAAAGAACTTTTAAACACATTAGCTTAATAGTGATACTTTCCTTATTTACAGCATGGCTACTCTTTTTAAAAACATATTCACATGAATCTGCTTTTTCAACTGCTACAGGTCCTAAGGTAATTTACAAAGGAGATACTGCTAAAAAACAAGTTGCGTTCACGTTTGATATTAGTTGGGGAGACAAAAAAGCGATTCCAATCCTTGAGACACTCAAAGAAAGAGAAATTAAGAATGCAACCTTCTTCCTTTCTGCTGCATGGGCCGAAAGACACCCCGATATCGTCGAACGTATCATGAAAGATGGACATGAAATCGGTAGTATGGGTTATAATTACACGTCTTACACTTCTCTAGAGCCAAATGAAATAAGAAGAGATCTTTTACGAGCCCAAGATGTTTTTACGAAACTTGGCGTAAAACAAGTCAAGCTATTGCGTCCACCTAGTGGTGAATTCAACAAAGCAACTCTTAAAATCGCAGAATCGCTCGGATACACTGTCGTTCATTGGAGTAATAATTCAAATGATTGGAAAAATCCAGGTGTAAATACTATCGTTTCCACTGTCTCTAATAATTTGAAGGGTGGAGATATTGTCTTATTACACGCATCTGATTCTGCTCTTCAAACAAATAAAGCTTTACCGCTACTTCTACAAAAGTTAAAGAGTGACGGATATCAACAAATATCCGTATCACAACTCATTTCCAACACAAGTACGAAAAGTGAAGATGTGAAGTAG
- a CDS encoding glycerate kinase: protein MKVVIASDSYKESLKAIEVCEAIERGFGAIFPKAEYVKIPIGDGGEGTVDSLVDATGGSVVSLYVTGPLREGVQAFYGISTDKKTAFIEMASASGLQHVPVEKRNPFITTSKGTGELILHALDQGVKHIILGLGGSATNDGGAGMLSALGVRFIDEKGEAIDPSGGTLHSIVTIDFSRMDSRLKEITIEAACDVNNPLVGMRGASFVFGAQKGGDVEMLKRLDENLKHYATILKRYVSLDVSEIPGAGAAGGMGAAVIAVLKGSLRKGIEIVLDHTNFDKHIEDADLIITGEGRIDEQTAYGKAPVGVAGRAKRLHIPVIAIGGSVSPNYPVVYEKGIDAVFSITPFPMALDEAYKMAKENIEMTARNIAAVWKIASKKHF, encoded by the coding sequence GTGAAAGTTGTCATTGCATCTGATTCATACAAAGAAAGTCTAAAGGCTATAGAAGTATGTGAAGCTATTGAAAGAGGTTTTGGAGCAATTTTTCCTAAAGCAGAGTATGTAAAAATACCAATTGGAGATGGTGGGGAAGGAACTGTTGATTCACTTGTTGATGCCACAGGAGGAAGCGTTGTATCACTTTATGTGACAGGACCGCTTAGAGAAGGCGTACAAGCTTTTTATGGCATTTCTACAGATAAAAAGACAGCGTTTATTGAAATGGCATCGGCATCTGGACTACAACACGTACCGGTTGAAAAGCGAAATCCATTCATTACAACGTCAAAAGGGACAGGAGAGCTTATATTACATGCGCTAGACCAAGGAGTTAAGCATATTATTTTGGGGCTTGGAGGAAGCGCTACAAATGATGGTGGAGCAGGTATGTTATCGGCTTTAGGAGTAAGGTTTATAGATGAAAAGGGTGAAGCAATAGATCCATCTGGAGGAACATTACATTCGATTGTCACGATTGATTTTTCACGAATGGATTCACGCCTAAAGGAGATAACGATAGAAGCGGCGTGTGATGTAAATAATCCATTAGTCGGAATGAGAGGGGCATCTTTCGTGTTTGGTGCTCAAAAGGGTGGGGATGTAGAGATGCTGAAAAGGCTAGATGAGAATTTAAAGCATTATGCGACTATTCTTAAACGATATGTATCTTTGGATGTATCTGAAATACCTGGTGCAGGAGCGGCAGGAGGTATGGGAGCAGCTGTTATTGCAGTGTTAAAGGGGAGCTTACGAAAGGGTATTGAAATTGTATTGGATCATACAAATTTTGATAAGCATATAGAAGATGCGGATTTAATTATAACTGGTGAAGGTAGAATAGATGAACAAACAGCATATGGAAAGGCTCCTGTTGGTGTCGCGGGGCGAGCGAAACGTCTTCATATTCCTGTGATTGCTATAGGAGGATCGGTATCTCCAAATTATCCAGTTGTTTACGAAAAGGGAATCGATGCAGTATTTAGTATTACGCCTTTTCCAATGGCACTAGACGAGGCATATAAGATGGCAAAAGAGAATATTGAAATGACAGCAAGAAATATTGCAGCAGTATGGAAAATTGCATCGAAAAAACACTTCTAA
- the rocF gene encoding arginase, producing MKKEISVIGVPMDLGQMRRGVDMGPSAIRYAGVIERIEEIGYNIKDMGDICIEREKEVDENTKLRNLTQVATVCNELASKVDHIIEEGRFPLVLGGDHSIAIGTLAGVAKHYKNLGVIWYDAHGDLNTEETSPSGNIHGMSLAASLGYGHPTLVDLYGAYPKVKKENVVIIGARALDEGEKDFIRNEGIKVFSMHEIDRMGMTAVMEETIAYLSHTDGVHLSLDLDGLDPHDAPGVGTPVIGGLSYRESHLAMEMLAEADIVTSAEFVEVNTILDERNRTATTAVALMGSLFGEKLK from the coding sequence ATGAAAAAAGAAATCTCAGTTATTGGAGTTCCAATGGATTTAGGACAGATGCGTCGTGGAGTTGATATGGGCCCGAGCGCGATCCGTTATGCAGGGGTAATTGAAAGAATTGAAGAAATTGGATATAACATTAAAGATATGGGAGATATATGTATAGAGAGAGAAAAAGAAGTTGATGAAAATACAAAATTAAGAAACCTTACACAAGTTGCGACTGTATGTAATGAATTGGCAAGTAAGGTGGATCATATTATAGAAGAAGGTCGTTTTCCACTTGTATTAGGTGGTGACCATAGTATCGCAATTGGTACACTAGCTGGTGTGGCAAAACATTATAAAAATTTAGGTGTTATTTGGTATGATGCACATGGAGATTTAAATACGGAGGAAACTTCACCATCTGGTAATATTCATGGAATGTCACTTGCAGCAAGTTTAGGCTATGGACATCCCACGCTTGTAGACTTATACGGGGCATATCCAAAGGTGAAAAAAGAGAACGTTGTAATTATCGGTGCACGTGCATTGGATGAAGGAGAAAAAGACTTTATTCGCAATGAAGGTATTAAAGTATTCTCAATGCATGAAATTGATCGTATGGGTATGACGGCTGTTATGGAAGAAACAATTGCTTATTTATCTCATACTGATGGTGTACATCTATCATTAGATTTAGATGGTCTTGATCCTCATGATGCACCGGGAGTTGGAACGCCTGTAATTGGTGGTCTATCGTATCGTGAAAGTCATTTAGCGATGGAAATGTTAGCGGAAGCTGATATTGTTACATCTGCTGAGTTTGTTGAAGTAAATACGATTTTAGATGAGAGAAATAGAACGGCAACAACCGCGGTTGCTTTAATGGGTTCTTTATTCGGTGAAAAACTAAAATAA
- the cdaA gene encoding diadenylate cyclase CdaA yields MPFEDTTILKYLSTVLDIAVVWFIIYKLILIIRGTKAVQLLKGITVIIVVRMISIFLELHTLYWLTEQVLTWGFLAVIIIFQPELRRALEQLGRGSLFSRVGTQEDDEPEIVATSIAKATEYMGKRRIGALITLSKETGMGDYVETGIPLNANVSSELLINIFIPNTPLHDGAVIMQGSTIKAAACYLPLSESPFISKELGTRHRAAMGVSEVTDSITVVVSEETGQISLTKNGKLHRDLKTEQLKDMLLAEFSGNEKTTSSSLWNWRRKRHG; encoded by the coding sequence ATGCCTTTTGAAGATACGACCATTTTGAAATATCTTAGTACGGTATTAGATATTGCCGTTGTATGGTTTATTATATATAAGCTAATTCTTATAATCCGAGGGACAAAAGCTGTTCAACTTTTAAAGGGGATTACAGTTATTATTGTCGTTCGGATGATTAGTATTTTCCTTGAATTGCATACGCTTTATTGGCTAACGGAACAAGTATTAACGTGGGGATTTTTAGCCGTTATTATTATCTTCCAGCCAGAATTGCGAAGAGCACTTGAGCAGCTAGGACGCGGAAGTTTATTTTCGCGTGTTGGAACTCAGGAGGATGATGAACCTGAAATTGTTGCAACATCGATAGCAAAAGCAACGGAATATATGGGAAAACGTAGAATTGGTGCATTAATTACGTTGTCAAAAGAGACCGGAATGGGTGATTATGTGGAAACGGGTATTCCGTTAAATGCAAATGTATCATCGGAGTTACTCATTAATATTTTCATTCCAAATACGCCTCTTCACGACGGAGCCGTAATTATGCAAGGAAGTACAATTAAAGCAGCGGCTTGTTATCTTCCATTATCAGAAAGCCCCTTTATTTCTAAAGAGTTAGGAACAAGGCATCGTGCTGCAATGGGAGTTAGTGAAGTCACTGATAGTATTACAGTAGTTGTATCTGAAGAAACAGGCCAAATTTCTTTAACGAAAAATGGTAAGTTGCATCGTGATTTGAAGACAGAACAACTGAAGGATATGTTATTAGCAGAATTTAGTGGGAACGAAAAAACGACTTCTTCGTCTTTATGGAATTGGAGGAGAAAGCGTCATGGATAA
- a CDS encoding CdaR family protein translates to MDKLMENHWFLKGISLLLACMLFMSATLTEKNTTSGILPFANDTKETLTNHAINLKYDEDKYIVSGIPAEGVKVKLEGPKAAVATAKAKKQFDITVDLRDSPKGTYEVSLKTNGLPDDVKGTVQPSTIKVTLHEKARKYVHVDLKLSNEDQMPAGATLEKSNIKPDTVEVVGTKEEIESISSAKAYIDLKGVNKTVTKTAEVTLYNKEGKRLNVRTSPSKISVTLNVATQATANNTEKTVPVTYTKKGSLPEGLAVTNISVEPREVTIAGPKDILDNIQSIEGVEVDLSQLTESTTFDTSVLLPKGVTSSKPNQVRVSVGVQKVKQTKTRTIEGVSIQKNGVSKDVTAQLLSPQDGKISVDISGEASIVDKITAAQITAVINLQNVSPGTKDVSIQVSGPGNISIEPKQKSAKVTIVKKEKPDQEVQGNGEQPDSNNNQDNQTEKPKDPETNPEKDQDKEKDKDKDKELSQEPTVDNQKEQEKGANHNG, encoded by the coding sequence ATGGATAAGTTAATGGAGAATCATTGGTTTTTAAAAGGAATCTCATTACTATTGGCGTGTATGCTTTTTATGTCCGCAACTTTAACTGAAAAGAATACGACATCGGGTATATTACCTTTCGCAAATGATACGAAAGAAACATTAACTAATCATGCTATTAACCTTAAGTATGATGAAGATAAATATATTGTAAGTGGTATTCCGGCAGAGGGCGTTAAGGTGAAGTTAGAAGGCCCAAAAGCAGCAGTTGCTACAGCAAAAGCAAAAAAACAATTTGATATAACGGTTGATTTGCGAGATAGTCCAAAAGGGACTTATGAAGTTTCTTTGAAAACGAACGGGCTTCCAGATGATGTGAAGGGAACAGTTCAGCCATCAACAATTAAAGTTACTCTTCATGAAAAAGCGAGAAAATATGTTCATGTAGACTTAAAGTTATCAAATGAGGATCAGATGCCAGCGGGTGCTACTCTCGAAAAATCAAACATTAAACCTGATACTGTTGAGGTAGTTGGGACGAAAGAAGAAATCGAAAGTATTTCATCTGCTAAGGCGTATATTGATTTAAAAGGTGTTAATAAAACTGTTACAAAAACAGCTGAAGTTACATTATACAATAAAGAAGGAAAACGTTTAAATGTAAGAACAAGTCCATCTAAAATTAGTGTAACGTTGAATGTGGCGACGCAAGCTACGGCCAATAATACGGAAAAAACTGTTCCTGTAACGTATACGAAAAAGGGGAGTTTACCAGAAGGATTGGCCGTTACAAATATTAGCGTTGAACCGAGAGAAGTAACGATAGCGGGTCCAAAAGATATTTTGGATAATATACAATCGATAGAGGGGGTCGAAGTAGATCTTAGTCAATTGACTGAGTCTACAACATTCGATACCTCTGTTTTATTGCCAAAGGGTGTAACGAGTTCTAAACCAAATCAAGTGAGGGTTTCCGTAGGGGTACAAAAAGTAAAACAAACAAAAACTAGAACAATTGAAGGTGTCTCGATTCAAAAAAATGGAGTTTCTAAAGATGTCACTGCTCAGCTACTTTCGCCACAGGATGGAAAGATAAGCGTTGATATTTCAGGAGAAGCAAGTATAGTAGATAAAATAACAGCTGCTCAAATAACAGCGGTAATTAATTTGCAAAATGTATCGCCAGGGACGAAGGATGTTTCGATTCAAGTGAGCGGTCCTGGTAATATTTCAATAGAGCCAAAACAAAAAAGTGCTAAAGTTACTATTGTGAAGAAAGAAAAGCCAGATCAAGAAGTACAGGGTAATGGTGAACAACCAGATTCAAATAATAATCAAGATAATCAAACTGAAAAACCAAAAGATCCTGAAACTAATCCAGAAAAAGACCAGGACAAAGAAAAAGACAAAGATAAAGATAAAGAACTTAGTCAAGAACCAACGGTAGATAATCAAAAAGAGCAAGAAAAAGGAGCGAATCATAATGGGTAA
- the glmM gene encoding phosphoglucosamine mutase: protein MGKYFGTDGVRGVANEELTPELAFKIGRFGGYVLTKDTDRPKVIIGRDTRVSGHMLEGALVAGLLSTGAEVMRLGVISTPGVAYLTKALGAQAGVMISASHNPVQDNGIKFFGSDGFKLTDEQEAEIEALLDKEVDELPRPTGTNLGQVSDYFEGGQKYLQYIKQTVEEDFSGLHIALDCAHGATSSLAPYLFADLEADISTMGTSPNGMNINAGVGSTHPEGLAELVKEKGADIGLAFDGDGDRLIAVDEKGNIVDGDQIMFICAKYMKETGQLKHNTVVSTVMSNLGFYKALEANNITSDKTAVGDRYVMEEMKRGGYNLGGEQSGHIILLDYITTGDGMLSALQLVNIMKMTKKPLSELAGEMTKFPQLLVNVRVTDKKLALENEKIKEIIRVVEEEMNGDGRILVRPSGTEPLIRVMAEAPTQEVCNAYVHRIVEVVKAEVGA, encoded by the coding sequence ATGGGTAAATATTTTGGTACAGATGGAGTACGTGGAGTTGCGAATGAGGAATTAACACCTGAATTAGCTTTCAAAATTGGACGTTTTGGTGGTTATGTATTAACAAAAGATACAGATCGTCCAAAAGTAATTATCGGTCGTGATACACGTGTATCTGGTCATATGTTAGAAGGAGCTTTAGTAGCAGGTCTATTATCAACTGGAGCAGAAGTAATGCGCCTTGGTGTTATTTCTACACCGGGTGTTGCTTATTTAACAAAGGCGTTAGGCGCACAAGCGGGTGTGATGATTTCTGCATCTCATAATCCGGTACAAGATAACGGAATTAAATTCTTCGGTTCAGACGGTTTTAAATTAACAGATGAGCAAGAAGCAGAAATCGAAGCTTTATTAGACAAAGAAGTTGATGAATTGCCACGTCCAACAGGTACTAACCTTGGACAAGTGAGCGATTACTTTGAAGGTGGACAAAAATATTTACAATACATTAAACAAACTGTAGAAGAAGATTTCTCTGGTTTACATATCGCTTTAGATTGTGCACATGGTGCAACGTCTTCTTTAGCGCCGTACTTATTTGCGGATTTAGAAGCTGATATTTCAACAATGGGAACTTCACCGAATGGTATGAATATTAATGCTGGAGTAGGTTCTACGCATCCTGAAGGCCTAGCAGAATTAGTGAAAGAAAAAGGTGCTGATATCGGTCTTGCTTTTGATGGTGATGGTGACCGTTTAATCGCTGTAGATGAAAAAGGAAACATCGTTGATGGCGATCAAATTATGTTTATTTGTGCGAAGTACATGAAAGAAACTGGCCAACTAAAGCACAATACAGTTGTTTCAACTGTTATGAGTAACTTAGGTTTCTACAAAGCACTTGAAGCAAACAATATTACAAGTGACAAAACTGCAGTTGGTGATCGCTACGTAATGGAAGAAATGAAACGCGGTGGTTACAACTTAGGCGGAGAACAATCAGGTCACATTATCTTACTTGATTACATTACAACTGGTGATGGAATGTTAAGTGCACTTCAACTTGTAAACATCATGAAAATGACGAAAAAGCCATTATCTGAGCTTGCAGGAGAAATGACGAAATTCCCACAATTACTAGTAAATGTTCGTGTAACAGATAAAAAATTAGCATTAGAAAATGAAAAAATTAAAGAAATTATTCGTGTTGTAGAAGAAGAAATGAACGGTGATGGCCGCATTCTTGTGCGTCCATCTGGAACAGAACCGCTTATTCGTGTAATGGCAGAAGCACCGACACAAGAAGTTTGTAATGCATATGTACATCGTATTGTAGAAGTTGTTAAAGCTGAAGTTGGCGCTTAA
- the glmS gene encoding glutamine--fructose-6-phosphate transaminase (isomerizing): MCGIVGFIGEQDAKEILLKGLEKLEYRGYDSAGIAVQAENGVVVYKEKGRIAKLREIVDENVAASVGIGHTRWATHGVPSKVNAHPHQSTSKRFTLVHNGVIENYELVKKEYLQDVTFVSETDTEIIVQLMEQQVSTGLSVEEAFRNTLSLLHGSYAIGLLDAENPNMIYVAKNKSPLLVGVGDNFNVVASDAMAMLQVTDQFIELMDKEIVIVTKESITIKNLQGETIERAPFTAELDASDIEKGTYPHFMLKEIDEQPLVIRNIIQKYQDENGEIELDQDIRNAILDSDRIYIIACGTSYHAGLVGKQFIEKFAKTPVEVHVASEFSYNMPLLTERPFFIYISQSGETADSRAVLVQTNEMGHKALTITNVPGSTLSREADYTLPLYAGPEIAVASTKAYTAQLAVLSILAADIAKAKGEVLDFDLTHELGIVANAMIELCDQKEEMDALAKQFLATTRNCFFIGRSVDFYVGLEGALKLKEISYIQAEGFAGGELKHGTIALIENGTPVIALATQEHVNLGIRGNVKEVVARGANPCIISMKGLEMEGDSFVLPAVHEALAPLVAVIPLQLISYYAALHRECDVDKPRNLAKSVTVE, from the coding sequence ATGTGTGGAATCGTAGGATTTATTGGAGAACAAGATGCAAAGGAAATTTTATTAAAAGGTTTAGAAAAACTAGAATATCGTGGATATGATTCAGCAGGTATTGCAGTACAAGCAGAGAACGGTGTTGTTGTGTACAAAGAAAAAGGCCGTATTGCAAAACTTCGCGAAATCGTAGATGAGAACGTAGCAGCAAGCGTAGGTATCGGACATACACGCTGGGCTACACACGGTGTTCCAAGTAAGGTAAACGCGCATCCGCATCAAAGTACATCAAAGCGCTTTACACTAGTTCATAACGGTGTAATTGAAAACTATGAATTAGTGAAAAAGGAATATTTACAAGATGTAACGTTCGTAAGTGAAACAGATACAGAAATTATCGTACAGCTTATGGAACAACAAGTGAGCACAGGATTAAGTGTAGAAGAAGCGTTCCGTAATACGCTATCTCTTTTACATGGCTCTTATGCAATCGGATTACTTGATGCTGAAAATCCAAACATGATTTATGTTGCTAAAAACAAAAGCCCGCTATTAGTAGGTGTTGGTGACAACTTTAATGTTGTGGCGAGCGACGCTATGGCGATGTTACAAGTTACAGATCAATTTATTGAGTTAATGGATAAAGAAATCGTAATCGTAACGAAAGAAAGCATTACAATTAAAAACTTACAAGGTGAAACGATTGAACGTGCACCGTTTACAGCGGAATTAGATGCAAGTGACATTGAAAAGGGAACATATCCTCATTTCATGCTTAAAGAAATTGATGAGCAACCACTTGTAATCCGTAATATTATTCAAAAGTATCAAGATGAAAATGGCGAAATTGAATTAGATCAAGATATCCGCAACGCGATTTTAGATAGCGATCGTATTTACATCATTGCATGTGGAACGAGTTATCATGCAGGTCTTGTTGGAAAACAATTTATCGAGAAGTTTGCAAAAACACCAGTTGAAGTACACGTAGCAAGTGAATTCTCTTACAACATGCCATTATTAACAGAAAGACCATTCTTCATTTACATTTCACAAAGTGGTGAAACAGCTGATAGCCGTGCAGTACTTGTGCAAACAAATGAAATGGGTCATAAAGCATTAACAATTACAAACGTACCTGGTTCTACGCTTTCTCGTGAAGCTGACTATACACTTCCACTATACGCTGGACCAGAAATTGCGGTTGCATCAACGAAAGCTTACACAGCACAACTTGCAGTACTTTCAATCTTAGCGGCTGACATTGCTAAAGCAAAAGGTGAAGTTCTTGATTTCGACTTAACACACGAACTAGGAATTGTAGCAAATGCAATGATAGAACTTTGTGATCAAAAAGAAGAAATGGACGCATTAGCAAAACAATTTTTAGCAACAACGCGTAACTGTTTCTTCATCGGACGTAGCGTAGACTTCTACGTAGGATTAGAAGGTGCGTTAAAACTAAAAGAAATCTCTTACATCCAAGCAGAAGGATTTGCTGGAGGAGAATTAAAACACGGTACAATCGCTTTAATCGAAAATGGTACACCAGTTATCGCACTTGCTACACAAGAGCACGTAAACCTTGGAATTCGCGGTAACGTGAAAGAAGTAGTAGCACGCGGAGCTAACCCATGTATCATCTCAATGAAAGGCTTAGAAATGGAAGGAGACAGCTTCGTATTACCAGCTGTACACGAAGCACTAGCACCGCTAGTAGCAGTTATTCCATTACAACTTATCTCATACTACGCAGCACTTCACCGCGAGTGTGACGTTGATAAGCCACGTAACTTAGCTAAATCTGTTACGGTTGAGTAG
- a CDS encoding S9 family peptidase, producing MKVKEKTYLSIEEIISLPALSSTNISDDGKNVAFVKKTANWKDNTYRNHVWIYEKEKGKSYPLTIGDIDSTHPLWSPDSKGIAYLSPVGDGKNQIFFKSLDGYSEVQITDEKEGVSNFKWEPTGKGFYYIAQSKECEEIKKRKERYGDFHHVGKEHQNNCLYYIEIEKVKQNDKQERKVSGVYQLTDGKDFYIHNFDISNNGKKVVCMATPSLNDYMNGDIYILDVEAGELQKMNIDTLLGASICFSPEGDKICYSASIREKDYYRNHIQDNTLEIYDMNTGEVIQPLTNFDSTVTPLQWTAKGILIRWQDKTNYRIGLLAEDGTVEALSDKVDGFIMDASITKDGNHITYNKAITNETFEIYLDDKRITDENSFFEDKLKSNREIISWKSRDGLEIEGVLSTPAEFDSNKKYPLLVVIHGGPAWASFPIFSDSFNEKYPIEQFIEKGFIVLEPNYRGSSGYGNEFLKANYRKQGIADYDDVISGVDKLVDQGIVDKDTVGVMGWSNGGYISAFCSTFSSRFKAISVGGGITNWSTHYVNTDIPYFIRMYLGNTPWNDPGIYTKTSPMTYIKSACTPTLIQHGEKDARIPTTNAYELYEGLRDMEVDTELIIFKGMAYSSDQPGMRVAIMKQNLMWFSHYILGESMEGFRTI from the coding sequence ATGAAAGTGAAAGAAAAAACATATTTAAGTATAGAAGAGATTATTTCATTACCGGCCTTATCAAGTACAAATATAAGTGATGATGGCAAAAATGTAGCGTTTGTTAAAAAGACAGCTAACTGGAAAGACAATACATATAGAAACCATGTATGGATATATGAAAAGGAAAAGGGGAAGAGTTACCCATTAACAATTGGAGATATAGATAGTACACATCCATTATGGTCTCCAGATTCTAAGGGTATCGCATATCTTAGCCCTGTTGGAGATGGGAAAAATCAGATCTTTTTTAAGTCACTAGACGGCTATAGTGAGGTTCAAATTACTGATGAGAAAGAAGGAGTCAGTAATTTCAAATGGGAGCCTACTGGTAAAGGTTTTTATTATATTGCACAGTCAAAAGAATGTGAGGAGATAAAGAAACGTAAGGAACGATATGGAGATTTCCATCATGTAGGTAAGGAACATCAGAATAATTGTTTATACTACATTGAAATAGAAAAAGTGAAACAAAATGATAAACAGGAACGGAAGGTTAGCGGTGTTTATCAACTAACGGACGGTAAGGATTTTTATATACATAACTTTGATATTTCAAATAATGGGAAAAAGGTTGTATGTATGGCTACACCAAGCCTAAACGATTATATGAATGGTGATATATATATATTAGATGTTGAAGCTGGGGAACTACAAAAGATGAATATAGATACGTTGTTAGGAGCGAGCATCTGCTTTTCTCCTGAGGGCGATAAAATATGTTACTCAGCAAGCATAAGAGAGAAGGATTACTATAGAAATCATATACAAGATAATACATTAGAGATATATGATATGAATACTGGAGAGGTAATTCAGCCTCTAACAAATTTTGATAGTACGGTTACGCCATTACAGTGGACAGCTAAAGGAATTTTAATTAGATGGCAGGATAAAACGAATTATCGTATTGGATTACTAGCTGAAGATGGCACTGTGGAAGCATTAAGCGACAAGGTAGATGGCTTTATAATGGATGCCTCTATAACAAAGGATGGAAATCATATAACCTATAATAAGGCTATAACAAATGAAACCTTTGAAATCTATTTGGATGATAAAAGAATAACGGATGAAAATAGCTTTTTCGAAGACAAGCTTAAAAGTAATAGGGAAATCATCTCATGGAAAAGTAGAGATGGCCTTGAAATTGAGGGTGTGTTATCAACCCCAGCAGAGTTTGACTCAAATAAAAAATATCCTTTATTAGTAGTAATTCATGGTGGTCCGGCTTGGGCATCCTTTCCGATATTTTCAGACAGCTTCAATGAGAAATATCCGATTGAACAGTTTATCGAAAAAGGCTTTATCGTTTTAGAGCCAAACTACAGAGGAAGTTCAGGTTATGGTAATGAATTCTTAAAAGCAAACTACAGAAAACAGGGAATCGCTGACTATGATGATGTTATATCAGGGGTGGATAAACTAGTTGATCAAGGGATTGTAGATAAAGATACAGTAGGAGTTATGGGATGGAGTAACGGAGGATATATATCAGCTTTCTGTTCTACATTTAGTAGTAGATTTAAAGCTATTTCAGTTGGGGGCGGAATTACGAACTGGAGTACCCATTATGTAAATACAGATATCCCTTACTTTATTAGAATGTATTTAGGAAATACTCCATGGAATGATCCGGGGATCTATACGAAGACATCACCAATGACATATATTAAATCAGCTTGTACGCCTACCTTAATTCAACATGGGGAAAAGGATGCAAGAATTCCAACTACAAATGCATATGAGCTATATGAAGGATTAAGAGATATGGAAGTTGATACAGAATTAATTATATTTAAAGGAATGGCATATAGTTCTGATCAGCCAGGAATGAGAGTAGCTATTATGAAGCAGAACTTGATGTGGTTTTCACATTATATTCTTGGAGAAAGTATGGAGGGCTTTCGTACTATATAA